One genomic window of Candidatus Neomarinimicrobiota bacterium includes the following:
- the rpsO gene encoding 30S ribosomal protein S15 yields the protein MPLVKEKKQEIVTTFGKDEKDVGSTEVQIASLTERIRDLNTHFKTHKRDHHSRRGLTMMVSRRRRLLKYLKRVDYENYIKITSDLNIRR from the coding sequence ATGCCTTTAGTAAAGGAGAAAAAACAGGAAATCGTCACCACCTTCGGCAAGGATGAGAAAGATGTGGGATCTACCGAGGTTCAGATCGCATCATTGACCGAAAGGATACGGGATCTTAACACGCATTTCAAGACACACAAGAGAGATCATCATTCCCGGCGGGGACTGACAATGATGGTCAGTAGACGCAGAAGACTGCTTAAGTATCTTAAGAGAGTAGATTACGAGAACTATATAAAAATAACTAGTGATCTGAATATCAGACGCTGA
- the ald gene encoding alanine dehydrogenase, with product MIVGVPKEIKSQEMRVALTPHGVLELTVAGHDVVVEKNAGAGSGFSDEDYETQGAEIAASLKEVYTRAEMIVKVKEPLTEEISLLSKGKIVFTYFHFAASETLTRQFAATEATGLAYETMQLDDGSLPLLIPMSEVAGRMSVQEGAKYLEQRMGGKGVLLGGVPGVEPATVVILGGGIVGTNAAKIAAGLGAIVYVLDTNVERLRYLDDTMPKNVITLFSSRHSIIDLLPNTDLLVGAVLIVGARAPKLVTRDMLNIMDKGSVIVDVSVDQGGCIETCKPTTHEDPIYVVDDIIHYCVANMPGAVPFTSTIALTNSTLPYVKSVADLGLKEAVAADPHLLSAVNTCAGKITHCGVAEAFGIEYHAPSDVI from the coding sequence ATGATCGTCGGTGTCCCGAAAGAGATTAAATCTCAGGAGATGCGAGTTGCTCTGACTCCCCACGGTGTCCTTGAGCTGACGGTAGCGGGTCATGACGTTGTGGTGGAGAAAAACGCCGGCGCCGGCAGCGGATTCAGTGATGAAGATTATGAGACTCAGGGTGCCGAAATCGCTGCGTCGCTGAAAGAGGTGTACACTCGGGCGGAGATGATTGTTAAAGTAAAGGAACCGCTCACTGAAGAGATATCACTGCTGTCAAAAGGGAAGATTGTTTTTACCTACTTCCATTTCGCAGCTTCGGAAACACTCACCAGACAGTTTGCCGCTACGGAAGCCACCGGGCTGGCCTACGAAACAATGCAACTGGATGACGGATCACTTCCTCTGCTGATTCCCATGAGCGAGGTAGCCGGCCGTATGTCCGTCCAAGAGGGCGCCAAATACCTGGAACAGCGTATGGGGGGTAAGGGGGTTCTATTAGGTGGTGTTCCGGGAGTGGAACCGGCGACGGTCGTTATTCTCGGCGGCGGTATCGTGGGCACAAACGCAGCCAAGATTGCTGCCGGCCTGGGAGCAATCGTTTACGTATTGGATACGAATGTGGAGCGCCTCAGGTATCTCGACGATACAATGCCCAAAAATGTGATCACCCTTTTCAGCAGCCGTCACAGTATCATCGATTTGCTACCCAATACTGATCTGCTGGTGGGAGCAGTCCTGATCGTGGGGGCGCGGGCGCCGAAGCTCGTTACCCGTGATATGCTCAATATTATGGACAAAGGAAGTGTAATTGTGGATGTATCTGTTGACCAGGGGGGCTGTATTGAAACGTGCAAACCGACAACCCATGAAGATCCCATTTATGTAGTGGATGATATTATTCACTATTGTGTGGCCAATATGCCGGGTGCGGTACCGTTTACATCAACTATTGCTCTGACGAATTCTACCCTGCCGTACGTGAAGTCTGTGGCCGATCTCGGTCTTAAGGAAGCTGTTGCAGCTGATCCGCACCTGCTGTCTGCTGTGAATACCTGTGCCGGGAAGATTACCCATTGCGGGGTGGCAGAAGCGTTCGGCATCGAATATCACGCACCATCAGATGTTATTTAG
- a CDS encoding MerR family transcriptional regulator: MAESESEIRKLYFSISEVSEITDLKQYVLRYWETEFPMLRPQKNRAGNRTYRQSDIDTVLTIKDLLYNQKFTIEGARQRLKSAKSSDATTENVEQYKTVIRRIKGELKEILEVLKED; the protein is encoded by the coding sequence ATGGCGGAATCTGAATCAGAAATCAGGAAACTCTACTTCTCAATCAGTGAGGTGAGCGAGATTACGGATCTCAAACAGTATGTACTGCGGTACTGGGAGACTGAGTTTCCCATGTTGCGCCCACAGAAGAATAGGGCTGGAAATCGCACCTATCGCCAGAGTGATATCGATACAGTGCTGACCATCAAGGATTTGCTTTACAATCAGAAATTCACGATTGAAGGGGCAAGACAGCGATTGAAATCGGCAAAGTCTTCTGATGCGACAACAGAGAACGTGGAACAGTACAAGACTGTTATCAGGAGGATTAAAGGAGAACTCAAGGAAATACTCGAAGTACTCAAGGAAGATTAG
- the pnp gene encoding polyribonucleotide nucleotidyltransferase — translation MSVKKETIELAGKSLTLETGLMAKQSSGSVVVTYGDTVVLVAVNADKNPRVGISFFPLSVEYRERTYAAGKIPGGFFRREGRPSEKEILASRLTDRPIRPLFPDGFRCETQVMINLLSTDQENPADILGSLGASVALMLSDIPWNGPIAAVRMGMIDGKPVLNPTYSQLEESALDLVLTGGEDAIVMMEGEASEISEEDLMIAVQYGYEAIKDIIKFQKSFVEGLGKPKREIVEEEVDDKLVKAVTDRLDGRIEKIAHGDKDERRSAVDAVKDEIVEALEENFPEQEQVIKTIISDKMKSALRHRILNEGQRPDGRGESEIRSITIQEGILPRTHGSALFTRGETQSLATVTLGSKSDEQFVDDIDGEFKKHYMLHYNFPPFSVGEVRRYLGVSRREVGHGNLAERALEQVMPAPEKFPYTVRIVSDILESNGSSSMATVCSGSLALMNAGVPIKAAVSGISVGLVTDGDKSVMLTDILGEEDHYGDMDFKVAGTRDGITSVQVDLKIDGLSMDLISQALEKAKTGRFHILDVMDEHLSKPRETVSQYAPKILRTEINPEKIGELIGPGGRNIRAIIKECECEVEVDDDGVVVLTSPVLENCQKALKMVEAIMMEPEVGAIFEGAVRRILNFGAFVELAPGKEGLLHISEISHYRTEKVEDEVNIGDVVKVKIIKVDDSGRFDVSQKALTERPKDLPPPRPRSQRGGRPGGNRHSRDRKGNRPERKRNYSGDRNR, via the coding sequence ATGAGTGTAAAAAAAGAGACAATTGAACTGGCTGGGAAGTCTCTGACGCTGGAAACGGGTCTGATGGCCAAGCAGTCATCGGGATCCGTAGTTGTGACTTACGGTGATACAGTAGTATTGGTAGCTGTGAATGCGGATAAGAATCCGCGCGTGGGAATCAGTTTTTTCCCGCTTTCGGTAGAGTATAGAGAGCGTACGTACGCTGCCGGGAAAATTCCCGGTGGATTCTTCAGAAGAGAGGGGAGGCCGTCAGAGAAGGAGATATTGGCATCCCGCTTAACAGACAGGCCTATCCGTCCCCTTTTCCCTGACGGATTTCGTTGTGAGACGCAGGTGATGATAAACCTTTTGTCAACGGATCAGGAAAATCCGGCGGACATCCTTGGCAGCCTCGGGGCGTCGGTGGCGCTCATGCTGTCGGATATCCCGTGGAACGGTCCCATAGCGGCCGTCAGGATGGGGATGATCGATGGTAAGCCCGTCCTTAATCCCACTTACTCCCAACTGGAGGAAAGTGCACTTGATCTTGTCCTGACAGGCGGAGAAGATGCGATCGTCATGATGGAAGGCGAGGCGAGCGAAATATCGGAAGAAGATTTGATGATTGCGGTGCAGTACGGATACGAAGCCATTAAGGATATCATCAAGTTTCAGAAATCTTTCGTTGAAGGTCTCGGCAAGCCGAAGCGTGAAATCGTTGAGGAAGAGGTGGATGACAAGCTGGTGAAAGCAGTCACGGATCGTCTGGACGGCCGCATCGAAAAGATCGCACATGGTGACAAAGATGAGAGAAGGTCAGCCGTGGATGCTGTTAAGGATGAAATCGTGGAAGCACTTGAAGAGAATTTCCCGGAGCAGGAGCAAGTCATCAAGACTATAATTTCCGATAAGATGAAAAGTGCACTCCGCCACAGGATCCTGAACGAAGGGCAGCGACCCGACGGCAGGGGAGAGAGTGAGATCCGCTCCATTACTATCCAGGAAGGCATTCTGCCGCGTACCCACGGCAGCGCCCTCTTCACCCGCGGTGAGACGCAGAGTCTGGCCACAGTTACACTGGGCTCCAAATCGGATGAGCAGTTTGTAGATGACATTGATGGTGAATTCAAGAAACACTACATGCTTCACTACAATTTTCCGCCTTTCAGTGTTGGCGAAGTGCGGCGTTACCTCGGTGTGAGCCGAAGGGAAGTGGGCCACGGTAATCTGGCCGAACGAGCACTGGAGCAGGTTATGCCCGCGCCGGAAAAATTCCCATACACTGTGCGTATCGTTTCGGACATTCTGGAGTCGAACGGATCTTCATCCATGGCTACTGTATGTTCAGGCTCGCTGGCGCTCATGAATGCGGGCGTGCCGATCAAAGCAGCGGTCTCAGGCATTTCCGTCGGCCTGGTTACCGACGGTGATAAGTCTGTGATGCTAACCGATATCCTGGGAGAAGAAGATCACTATGGCGACATGGATTTCAAAGTAGCCGGTACGCGGGATGGCATCACATCGGTGCAGGTGGACCTGAAGATTGACGGCCTGTCAATGGATCTTATATCGCAAGCGCTGGAGAAGGCCAAGACCGGCAGGTTCCATATCCTCGACGTGATGGATGAACATCTCAGCAAGCCACGTGAGACAGTATCTCAATACGCGCCGAAGATTCTGCGGACTGAAATCAATCCTGAAAAGATCGGTGAACTGATCGGTCCCGGCGGACGAAACATCCGTGCCATTATCAAGGAGTGTGAATGTGAAGTTGAGGTTGATGATGACGGTGTTGTAGTCCTTACATCGCCAGTGCTGGAGAACTGTCAGAAGGCGCTGAAAATGGTAGAAGCAATAATGATGGAGCCTGAAGTGGGCGCCATATTCGAAGGTGCTGTACGCAGGATTCTTAATTTCGGTGCATTCGTTGAACTGGCGCCCGGCAAGGAAGGACTGCTGCACATCAGCGAAATCTCTCACTACCGGACGGAAAAGGTAGAGGATGAAGTGAATATCGGCGACGTGGTGAAAGTCAAGATCATCAAAGTTGACGATAGCGGTCGTTTCGATGTCAGTCAGAAAGCGCTTACGGAACGACCGAAGGATCTTCCGCCGCCGCGGCCTCGGAGTCAACGGGGTGGCCGGCCGGGTGGCAATCGCCACTCTCGTGACAGGAAAGGTAACCGCCCGGAGAGGAAAAGAAACTATTCCGGTGACAGAAATAGATGA